A region from the Linepithema humile isolate Giens D197 chromosome 1, Lhum_UNIL_v1.0, whole genome shotgun sequence genome encodes:
- the LOC105668112 gene encoding uncharacterized protein, with translation MAGTRDEVLCLIDEETNEEFDLIVTSADATRARNDSTFAMQLLQQARTQRISCTTSQASPSSSQISSTSSNKKLSV, from the exons ATGGCGGGTACGAGGGATGAAGTGTTATGTTTGATAGACGAAGAAACCAATGAAGAATTCGACCTAATAGTAACCAGCGCGGATGCAACCAGAGCACGAAACG attcaaCTTTTGCTATGCAATTATTGCAGCAGGCAAGAACTCAACGAATAAGTTGTACTACATCACAAG caaGTCCTAGTAGCAGTCAGATCAGTAGTACCAGTAGCAACAAGAAGCTGTCAGTCTGA
- the LOC136999709 gene encoding putative nuclease HARBI1, which translates to MAASMTTTTSLTILQAVKLFDSSESDSDTDKEDESVLFCITKKSLIPRARCKNYMEIVDSFTDDKFKRHFRKSIKIIIYYFSMKQKTYNFVLELLRPQLCKQNNRYGKYPISPEKQLLIAIWFMSTPSSYRCVSDRFDVGTATAWRSVQKVVNALYRVVATFIHWPTLEECEQSIETIRRNYGFPGVIDAIDGTHIKIIAPRESSDFYINRKGFHSIQLQIVCNERLQFIHCYAGEAGNVHDMRAFRLSNFDTMCTDNNFPNDSHILGDAAYRLTKYIMVPFKDNGHLSERQLIFNKRLSSARMIVERSIGLLKGRFRSILDTLPLYKTKLIPKYIIACCILHNICLLHDDIIDQDIPIIVNERNCAQVPLEDTQRKGIDKRNAIMYLLSQNAF; encoded by the exons ATGGCTGCTTCAATGACAACAACAACTAgtttaacaattttacaagccgtaaaattatttgattcatCCGAATCAGATTCTGATACAGATAAAGAAGACGAAagtgtattattttgtataacaaaaaaaagtttgatacCACGAGCGCgctgcaaaaattatatggaAATAGTAGATTCTTTTACAgacgataaatttaaaagacattttcg aaaatctattaaaataattatttattattttagtatgAAACAAAAGAcctataattttgtattagaaTTATTACGACCACAGTTATGTAAGCAAAATAACAGATATGGAAAGTATCCAATATCCCCTGAAAAGCAATTACTTATAGCCATCTGGTTTATGAGTACACCAAGTTCCTATag gtGTGTTTCTGATAGATTTGATGTCGGTACAGCTACAGCGTGGCGAAGTGTTCAAAAAGTGGTGAATGCTTtatacagggtgg TGGCAACATTTATTCACTGGCCAACTTTGGAAGAATGTGAACAAAGTATCGAAACAATTCGAAGAAATTATGGTTTTCCTGGAGTAATCGATGCAATAGACGGaactcatataaaaattattgctccAAGAGAAAGCAGtgatttctatataaatagaaaaggGTTTCACTCCATTCAATTACAA ATAGTTTGTAATGAACGGCTACAATTTATACACTGCTATGCAGGAGAAGCAGGTAATGTACACGACATGCGTGCTTTCCGACTGTCAAATTTCGATACAATGTGTACGGATAATAATTTCCCAAACGACAGCCACATATTGGGTGATGCAGCCTATCGCctcacaaaatatataatggtACCGTTTAAAGATAACGGTCATCTATCTGAACGtcagttaatttttaataaacgtcTTTCGTCTGCTCGAATGATAGTCGAACGTTCAATAGGTTTATTAAAAGGTCGTTTTCGAAGCATTTTAGATACACTTCCACtgtataaaactaaattaatacCTAAATATATCATTGCATGTTGTATTTTGCACAACATATGTTTGTTACACGATGATATAATAGACCAGG ACATTCCTATAATTGTAAATGAACGCAATTGTGCACAAGTACCGTTAGAAGATACACAAAGAAAAGGAATTGATAAGAGAAATGCAATTATGTATTTGTTATCAcaaaatgctttttaa